From one Gossypium hirsutum isolate 1008001.06 chromosome D08, Gossypium_hirsutum_v2.1, whole genome shotgun sequence genomic stretch:
- the LOC107899098 gene encoding putative pentatricopeptide repeat-containing protein At1g12700, mitochondrial, giving the protein MGKLYSSLIFRSIVNGGSNLSNFHSSSSNSVATHINALSKNSMPARGKPKQYDSLDNEPLFRMKRYAVAVSMCKQMEFFGVSPDVKLIGRFSVLGKMMKLGVRPDVVTLFTLINGLCNQSKICEAVSLFDKMIGHGYRPNLIVYTTILNGLCKMEERGFEPDIIAYNTVIDSLCKNGLLNEALNLFSEVKVKGIRQDIFTCLIHAMSNSVQKETTRLLNEMMDNNISLNIFTYNTMIDAHCKEGMISEAVEIVDTMRKHGIEPNVITYNRCIDACYKEGMLSQAKYIVDTMIMQDIEPDVVTYSALIDGHFLQNQMGKAKRVLS; this is encoded by the exons ATGGGTAAGCTTTATTCTTCTTTAATTTTCCGTTCAATTGTTAATGGTGGAAGTAATCTTTCTAATTTCCACTCTTCTTCTTCTAACTCTGTTGCTACCCATATCAATGCTTTAAGTAAGAATTCCATGCCTGCAAGGGGAAAGCCAAAACAGTATGATAGTTTGGATAAT GAGCCATTGTTTCGAATGAAACGTTATGCCGTTGCTGTTTCTATGTGTAAGCAGATGGAATTCTTCGGAGTTTCCCCTGAT GTCAAATTGATCGGGCGATTTTCTGTTTTGGGGAAAATGATGAAGTTAGGTGTTAGACCCGATGTTGTAACTTTATTCACTTTGATTAATGGACTTTGTAATCAAAGTAAGATCTGTGAGGCTGTGAGTTTGTTTGATAAAATGATTGGACATGGGTATCGACCTAATTTAATTGTTTACACTACAATACTAAATGGGCTGTGCAAGATGGAAGAAAGAGGTTTTGAGCCCGATATTATAGCATATAATACAGTCATTGACTCTCTTTGTAAAAACGGGTTACTAAATGAGGCTCTCAATCTCTTCTCCGAAGTGAAGGTTAAGGGAATTAGACAAGATATCTTTACTTGCTTAATTCACGCTATGAGTAATTCAGTCCAGAAGGAGACAACAAGGCTTTTGAATGAGATGATGGATAACAATATTTCACTTAATATCTTCACGTATAATACAATGATTGATGCACACTGCAAGGAGGGTATGATTTCGGAAGCTGTAGAAATTGTTGACACAATGAGAAAGCATGGCATTGAGCCTAATGTTATCACGTACAATAGATGTATCGATGCATGTTACAAAGAAGGGATGCTTTCTCAAGCTAAATATATTGTTGACACAATGATAATGCAAGACATTGAGCCTGATGTTGTTACCTATAGTGCGTTAATAGACGGGCATTTCTTGCAAAACCAAATGGGTAAAGCTAAAAGAGTACTCAGTTGA